In Kitasatospora sp. NA04385, a single genomic region encodes these proteins:
- a CDS encoding TetR family transcriptional regulator: MSGGAKARGRRPGGEDTRGAVLAAARAEFAARGYQKASMRAIARGAGVDPALLHHYFGSKDRLFTAALEFPVDPRALVEGVFAGDPATVGERVAGFVLGLWEQPEVRDRLLALVRTAAASEEVAALMRGFMVTELVARVAERLDVEQPELRVELVMAQIVGLAMARYVIAVEPLASAPPEVLAPLLGRTVQGYLTG, translated from the coding sequence ATGAGCGGCGGAGCGAAGGCGCGGGGGCGGCGGCCCGGGGGTGAGGACACCCGGGGGGCGGTGCTGGCGGCGGCCCGGGCGGAGTTCGCGGCCCGCGGCTACCAGAAGGCCAGCATGCGGGCGATCGCCCGCGGCGCGGGGGTGGACCCGGCGCTGCTGCACCACTACTTCGGCAGCAAGGACCGGCTGTTCACGGCGGCGCTGGAGTTCCCGGTCGACCCGCGCGCGCTGGTGGAGGGCGTGTTCGCCGGCGATCCGGCGACGGTCGGCGAGCGGGTCGCCGGCTTCGTGCTGGGGCTGTGGGAGCAGCCGGAGGTGCGCGACCGGCTGCTGGCGCTGGTGCGTACCGCCGCCGCCAGCGAGGAGGTCGCGGCGCTGATGCGCGGCTTCATGGTGACCGAGCTGGTCGCCCGGGTCGCCGAGCGGCTCGACGTCGAGCAGCCCGAGCTGCGGGTCGAACTGGTGATGGCGCAGATCGTCGGCCTGGCGATGGCCCGGTACGTGATCGCGGTCGAGCCGCTCGCCTCGGCACCCCCGGAGGTGCTGGCCCCCCTGCTGGGCCGCACCGTCCAGGGGTACCTGACGGGCTGA
- a CDS encoding aldehyde dehydrogenase family protein, producing the protein MAKTKKTETPAGDARQPVRTGSLFAYAPAPESPAAAGEIATSYGHFIGGEFVGSSGSEALKTVNPATEQVLAEFAQGTEEDVDRAVRAARKAFADWSALPGSERAKYLFRIARIVQERSRELAVLESIDNGKPIRETRDVDLPLVAAHFFYYAGWADKLDFAGYGPNPRPLGVAAQVIPWNFPLLMLAWKVAPALATGNTVVLKPAETTPLTALRFAEICRQAGLPAGVVNIVTGDGRTGAALTAHPDVDKVAFTGSTPVGRAIARQLAGTRTRLSLELGGKAANIVFDDAPLDQAVEGIVNGIFFNQGHVCCAGSRLLVQESVQDELLEALKRRMGTLRVGDPLDKNTDVGAINSAAQLARITELAAAGEQEGAERWAPECELPGAGYWFRPTLFTGVSQAHRIAREEIFGPVLSVLTFRTPAEAVEKANNTPYGLSAGIWTEKGSRILWMANRLRAGVVWANTFNKFDPTSPFGGYKESGYGREGGRHGLEPYLNVEALDV; encoded by the coding sequence ATGGCGAAGACCAAGAAGACCGAGACCCCGGCCGGGGACGCGCGGCAGCCCGTCCGCACGGGGAGCCTGTTCGCGTACGCCCCGGCGCCCGAGTCCCCCGCCGCCGCGGGTGAGATCGCGACGAGCTACGGCCACTTCATCGGCGGCGAGTTCGTCGGCTCCTCCGGCTCGGAGGCGCTGAAGACCGTCAACCCGGCGACCGAGCAGGTGCTCGCCGAGTTCGCGCAGGGCACCGAGGAGGACGTGGACCGCGCGGTGCGGGCGGCCCGGAAGGCGTTCGCCGACTGGTCGGCGCTGCCGGGCAGCGAGCGCGCCAAGTACCTGTTCCGGATCGCCCGGATCGTCCAGGAGCGCAGCCGCGAGCTGGCCGTGCTGGAGTCGATCGACAACGGCAAGCCGATCCGCGAGACCCGCGACGTCGACCTGCCGCTGGTCGCCGCGCACTTCTTCTACTACGCGGGCTGGGCCGACAAGCTCGACTTCGCGGGCTACGGCCCGAACCCGCGCCCGCTGGGCGTGGCCGCGCAGGTCATCCCGTGGAACTTCCCGCTGCTGATGCTGGCCTGGAAGGTCGCCCCGGCGCTGGCCACCGGCAACACGGTGGTGCTCAAGCCCGCCGAGACCACGCCGCTGACCGCGCTGCGCTTCGCCGAGATCTGCCGCCAGGCGGGCCTGCCGGCGGGCGTGGTGAACATCGTCACCGGCGACGGCCGCACCGGCGCCGCGCTGACCGCGCACCCGGACGTCGACAAGGTCGCCTTCACCGGCTCGACCCCGGTCGGCCGGGCCATCGCCAGGCAGCTGGCCGGCACCCGCACCAGGCTCTCGCTGGAGCTCGGCGGCAAGGCCGCCAACATCGTGTTCGACGACGCGCCGCTGGACCAGGCGGTCGAGGGCATCGTCAACGGCATCTTCTTCAACCAGGGCCACGTGTGCTGCGCGGGCAGCCGCCTGCTGGTGCAGGAGTCGGTGCAGGACGAGCTGCTGGAGGCGCTCAAGCGCCGGATGGGCACCCTGCGGGTCGGCGACCCGCTGGACAAGAACACCGACGTCGGCGCGATCAACTCGGCCGCGCAGCTGGCCCGGATCACCGAGCTGGCCGCCGCGGGCGAGCAGGAGGGCGCCGAGCGCTGGGCCCCGGAGTGCGAACTCCCGGGCGCGGGCTACTGGTTCCGCCCGACCCTGTTCACCGGCGTCTCGCAGGCGCACCGGATCGCCCGCGAGGAGATCTTCGGCCCGGTGCTGTCGGTGCTGACCTTCCGCACCCCCGCCGAGGCGGTGGAGAAGGCCAACAACACCCCGTACGGCCTGTCCGCGGGCATCTGGACGGAGAAGGGCTCGCGCATCCTGTGGATGGCGAACCGGCTCCGGGCGGGCGTGGTGTGGGCCAACACCTTCAACAAGTTCGACCCGACCTCGCCGTTCGGCGGGTACAAGGAGTCCGGTTACGGCCGCGAGGGCGGCCGCCACGGTCTGGAGCCCTACCTGAATGTCGAGGCCCTCGATGTCTGA
- the metG gene encoding methionine--tRNA ligase, which translates to MTRQLITSALPYINGIKHLGNMVGSMLPADVYSRYLRQRGHEVLYICATDEHGTPAELAAQEAGLPVAEFCARAHDQQKAVYDGFQLSFDYFGRSSSPQNREITQEIARELHANGFIEERAIRQVYSIADGRFLPDRYIVGTCPHCGYDKARGDQCENCTRVLDPTDLLEPRSAISGSSELEVRETKHLFLLQSKLTDEVESWIAANGDSWPVLASSIARKWLTEGLQDRAITRDLEWGVPVPADTWPELAAEGKVFYVWFDAPIEYIGATKEWADATGGDWRSWWYEADDTVRYTEFMAKDNVPFHTVMFPATILGSRKPWKKVDYVKAFNWLTYYGGKFSTSQKLGIFTDVALELLPADYWRYYLMANAPESDDSSFTWDLFAATVNKDLADTLGNFVNRVLSFSRKRFGDEVPAGAENGEAELALGRQIAELLAEYEAQLDALNFRKAAQALRALWSAGNSYLDVTAPWTEIKTDPEAAARTLRTAINLIHLYSVVSEPFIPTAAKAIRGSFALDGDTRTWITADEARALSLVPAGTGFTVPPVLFAKITDEDLAAWTERFGGGRA; encoded by the coding sequence ATGACTCGGCAGTTGATCACCAGCGCGCTTCCCTACATCAACGGGATCAAGCACCTGGGCAACATGGTCGGGTCGATGCTCCCGGCGGACGTCTACTCCCGGTACCTGCGCCAGCGCGGCCACGAGGTGCTGTACATCTGCGCGACCGACGAGCACGGCACGCCCGCCGAGCTGGCCGCCCAGGAGGCGGGGCTGCCGGTGGCCGAGTTCTGCGCCCGGGCGCACGACCAGCAGAAGGCGGTCTACGACGGCTTCCAGCTGTCCTTCGACTACTTCGGCCGCTCGTCCTCGCCGCAGAACCGCGAGATCACCCAGGAGATCGCCCGCGAGCTGCACGCCAACGGCTTCATCGAGGAACGGGCGATCCGCCAGGTCTACTCGATCGCGGACGGCCGCTTCCTGCCGGACCGGTACATCGTCGGCACCTGCCCGCACTGCGGCTACGACAAGGCGCGCGGCGACCAGTGCGAGAACTGCACCCGCGTCCTCGACCCCACCGACCTGCTGGAGCCGCGCTCGGCGATCAGCGGCAGCTCCGAGCTGGAGGTCCGGGAGACCAAGCACCTGTTCCTGCTCCAGTCGAAGCTGACCGACGAGGTCGAGTCCTGGATCGCCGCCAACGGCGACAGCTGGCCGGTGCTGGCCTCCTCGATCGCCCGCAAGTGGCTGACCGAGGGCCTCCAGGACCGCGCGATCACCCGGGACCTGGAGTGGGGCGTCCCCGTCCCGGCCGACACCTGGCCCGAACTGGCCGCCGAGGGCAAGGTGTTCTACGTCTGGTTCGACGCCCCGATCGAGTACATCGGCGCCACCAAGGAGTGGGCGGACGCGACCGGCGGCGACTGGCGCTCCTGGTGGTACGAGGCGGACGACACCGTCCGGTACACCGAGTTCATGGCCAAGGACAACGTCCCGTTCCACACCGTGATGTTCCCGGCCACCATCCTCGGCTCGCGCAAGCCGTGGAAGAAGGTCGACTACGTCAAGGCCTTCAACTGGCTGACGTACTACGGGGGCAAGTTCTCCACCAGCCAGAAGCTCGGCATCTTCACCGACGTCGCGCTCGAACTGCTGCCGGCCGACTACTGGCGCTACTACCTGATGGCGAACGCCCCGGAGTCGGACGATTCCAGCTTCACCTGGGACCTGTTCGCGGCGACCGTCAACAAGGACCTCGCCGACACCCTGGGCAACTTCGTCAACCGGGTGCTCTCCTTCAGCCGCAAGCGCTTCGGCGACGAGGTCCCGGCCGGGGCGGAGAACGGCGAGGCCGAACTCGCCCTCGGCCGCCAGATCGCCGAGCTGCTCGCCGAGTACGAGGCCCAGCTCGACGCGCTCAACTTCCGCAAGGCCGCGCAGGCGCTGCGCGCCCTGTGGTCGGCGGGCAACTCCTACCTCGACGTCACCGCGCCGTGGACCGAGATCAAGACCGACCCGGAGGCCGCGGCCCGCACCCTGCGCACCGCGATCAACCTGATCCACCTCTACTCGGTGGTCTCCGAGCCGTTCATCCCGACCGCGGCCAAGGCGATCCGGGGCTCCTTCGCCCTCGACGGGGACACCCGCACCTGGATCACCGCCGACGAGGCCCGCGCGCTGTCGCTCGTCCCGGCCGGCACCGGCTTCACCGTCCCGCCGGTGCTGTTCGCCAAGATCACCGACGAGGACCTGGCCGCCTGGACCGAGCGCTTCGGCGGCGGCCGGGCCTGA
- the deoC gene encoding deoxyribose-phosphate aldolase — MSTLAANAPGAAGGGLADVAASEATLRRFLHGLPGVDQVGLESRAATLGTRSIKTTAKALAIDLAISMIDLTTLEGADTVGKVRSLCAKGLGPDPSDRSTPQVAAICVYPDMVATAKEALRGSGVQVASVATAFPSGRAGLPVKLADTAEAVAAGADEIDMVIDRGAFLSGRYLEVFETVRAVKAACERPDGSSAHLKVIFETGELQTYDNVRRASWLAMIAGADFIKTSTGKVAVNATPPVTLLMLEAVRDFRAATGVQIGVKPAGGIRTTKDAMKYLVMVNETLGDDWLSPHWFRFGASSLLNDLLMQRQKLRTGRYSGPDYVTVD, encoded by the coding sequence ATGTCCACTCTTGCAGCCAACGCCCCCGGCGCCGCGGGCGGCGGTCTCGCGGACGTCGCGGCGTCCGAGGCCACCCTGCGCCGTTTCCTGCACGGCCTGCCCGGGGTCGACCAGGTCGGTCTGGAGTCGCGGGCCGCGACCCTCGGCACCCGGTCGATCAAGACCACCGCCAAGGCCCTCGCCATCGACCTCGCGATCTCGATGATCGACCTGACCACGCTGGAGGGCGCGGACACGGTCGGCAAGGTCCGCTCGCTGTGCGCGAAGGGCCTCGGCCCGGACCCGTCGGACCGCTCCACCCCGCAGGTCGCGGCGATCTGCGTCTACCCGGACATGGTGGCCACCGCGAAGGAGGCGCTGCGCGGCAGCGGCGTCCAGGTCGCCTCGGTGGCCACCGCCTTCCCCTCCGGCCGGGCGGGCCTGCCGGTCAAGCTGGCGGACACCGCGGAGGCGGTCGCCGCGGGCGCGGACGAGATCGACATGGTGATCGACCGGGGCGCCTTCCTCTCCGGCCGCTACCTGGAGGTGTTCGAGACGGTCCGGGCCGTCAAGGCGGCCTGCGAGCGTCCCGACGGCAGCTCGGCCCACCTCAAGGTGATCTTCGAGACCGGCGAGCTGCAGACGTACGACAACGTCCGCCGGGCGTCCTGGCTGGCGATGATCGCGGGCGCGGACTTCATCAAGACCTCCACCGGCAAGGTCGCGGTGAACGCGACCCCGCCGGTGACGCTGCTGATGCTGGAGGCGGTGCGGGACTTCCGCGCGGCGACCGGCGTGCAGATCGGCGTGAAGCCGGCCGGCGGCATCCGCACCACCAAGGACGCGATGAAGTACCTGGTGATGGTGAACGAGACCCTGGGCGACGACTGGCTCAGCCCGCACTGGTTCCGGTTCGGCGCCTCCAGCCTGCTGAACGACCTGTTGATGCAGCGCCAGAAGCTGCGCACCGGCCGGTACTCCGGTCCCGACTACGTGACGGTGGACTGA
- a CDS encoding aldehyde dehydrogenase family protein codes for MSEQTVRPDAPARIGVSKTYKLYVGGKFPRSESGRVYEVTDSKGQWLANAPLGTRKDARDAVLAARAAVKGWAGTTAYNRGQVLYRVAEMLEGRREQFAAEVAAAEGVGAKRAAALVDAAVDRWVWYAGWTDKVAQVVGGANPVAGPFFNLSTPEPTGVVGVLAPQAGTGFSLLGLVSVIAPAIATGNTVVVAAAERAPLPALSLGEVLATSDVPGGVVNLLSGRTADVAPTLASHQDVNALDLAGAIAPDGPGAAAALEAAAADTLKRVVRPAADPSAEDWTAAPGTGRLRSFLETKTVWHPMGI; via the coding sequence ATGTCTGAGCAGACCGTCCGACCGGACGCCCCCGCACGGATCGGCGTCAGCAAGACCTACAAGCTGTACGTCGGCGGGAAGTTCCCGCGCTCGGAGAGCGGGCGGGTGTACGAAGTGACCGACAGCAAGGGCCAGTGGCTGGCGAACGCCCCGCTGGGCACCCGCAAGGACGCCCGGGACGCCGTGCTGGCGGCCCGCGCCGCGGTCAAGGGCTGGGCGGGCACCACCGCGTACAACCGCGGCCAGGTGCTGTACCGGGTCGCCGAGATGCTGGAGGGCCGCCGGGAGCAGTTCGCGGCCGAGGTCGCCGCGGCCGAGGGCGTGGGCGCGAAGAGGGCGGCGGCGCTGGTGGACGCGGCGGTCGACCGCTGGGTCTGGTACGCGGGCTGGACCGACAAGGTCGCGCAGGTCGTGGGCGGCGCCAACCCGGTGGCGGGGCCGTTCTTCAACCTGTCCACCCCGGAGCCGACCGGCGTGGTCGGCGTCCTGGCGCCGCAGGCCGGCACCGGCTTCTCGCTGCTCGGCCTGGTCTCGGTGATCGCCCCGGCGATCGCCACCGGCAACACCGTGGTGGTCGCGGCGGCCGAGCGGGCCCCGCTGCCCGCGCTCTCGCTGGGCGAGGTGCTGGCCACCTCCGACGTGCCGGGCGGCGTGGTCAACCTGCTCTCCGGCCGCACCGCGGACGTCGCCCCGACGCTGGCCTCGCACCAGGACGTCAACGCGCTCGACCTGGCCGGGGCGATCGCCCCGGACGGCCCCGGCGCGGCGGCCGCCCTGGAGGCCGCGGCGGCCGATACATTGAAGCGGGTGGTCCGACCGGCCGCCGACCCGTCCGCCGAGGACTGGACGGCCGCGCCCGGCACCGGACGGCTCCGCTCCTTCCTGGAGACGAAGACGGTCTGGCACCCGATGGGGATCTAG
- a CDS encoding ATP-binding protein yields MSDTPLNRRPISRVILLSGPSGSGKSSLAEGSGLPVLQLDDFYKDGDDPTLPQLPDGGGPDWDSPLSWHADQAMEAIRSLVFEGWAEVPVYSIPDNGRSGGRLLALDGAVGFVAEGIFAAELVLRCRAEGLLGDALCLRNKPATTAWRRFRRDVREGRKSVPYLVRRGLRLMRAERGIVARQVELGSYACSGVEAGRRISAVARQLPAELV; encoded by the coding sequence GTGAGTGACACCCCGCTGAACCGCCGTCCGATATCCCGCGTCATCCTGCTGTCGGGCCCCTCCGGGTCGGGGAAGTCCTCGCTGGCCGAGGGCAGCGGGCTGCCGGTCCTGCAACTGGACGACTTCTACAAGGACGGCGACGACCCGACGCTGCCGCAGCTGCCGGACGGGGGCGGCCCGGACTGGGACTCGCCGCTGTCCTGGCACGCGGACCAGGCGATGGAGGCGATCCGGTCGCTGGTGTTCGAGGGGTGGGCCGAGGTGCCGGTGTACTCGATCCCGGACAACGGGCGCTCGGGCGGCCGGCTGCTGGCGCTGGACGGGGCGGTGGGCTTCGTCGCGGAGGGGATCTTCGCCGCCGAGCTGGTGCTCCGCTGCCGCGCCGAGGGGCTGCTCGGCGACGCGCTGTGCCTGCGCAACAAGCCGGCCACGACGGCCTGGCGGCGCTTCCGGCGGGACGTCCGGGAGGGCCGCAAGTCGGTGCCGTACCTGGTCCGCCGGGGGCTGCGGCTGATGCGGGCCGAACGCGGCATCGTCGCCCGGCAGGTCGAGCTGGGCTCGTACGCCTGCTCCGGGGTGGAGGCGGGCCGGCGGATCTCCGCGGTGGCCCGGCAACTGCCCGCCGAACTGGTCTGA